The window TAACAAGGAAGAGGAAGAATATACGTTTGAGTGCGGCTCAAATTGATAACCAAAGAAGTGCAATCTCACTCTTAAGAGTAACTTGTGATCCAAGAATAAAAAACTACTGTATCACAATCAAatggaaaaatatatatacacacaagaTGCGACCTATATGTACTAATCCTTGCTTCTGTACCTGCAACAAGACCATCAAATTTTGAAGATTTAACAAAAATTCACTCAATGGATTGGAAACACTTGACATAATGTCTTTAAGGAGCTTTACCCATCAGCTGAGGCGTTCTTGGTTTTCACTTTGGTGAGGCACGCACTCCTGTTAAAGATTGATCCAGAGGAGAGATCTGAGTCCCATCATGTGACTGTGAAAGGTGTTTGCCCATCACCCGAATCGTCCTGCGTTTTTTAGGAAAGGACTGAGTTGGTTGGTGCTGCTCCTTGTTTTGAGATGACAAAGTTTCTTTAGCTGCATAAATTAAAACCAGAACCTTGTAATTAAAGACTCAGTCCTTCAAGCACTTAGATTAGTAGACTAATAAAAGGATATGGACATAAAGCAAAGGCAGATCCTATTATTTTGATCAACAGAGAAGATAGGTTTGTTTCATCACCTAGTGGACGTGTATGTGGTTGTGAAGGTAGATGCATCACTCTTGTTGATGCCTCATGGGTATCTACAACTTCTTCCATATCATTAGCTCTTAGTTTAGCAGTTCCACGATCATCTACTCTTGAGTTGCTAGTGTTCTTTGGATCAGCAACAGCGGTTTCTGAATCCATTAGATCCTCATGCGATATGAACAATACGCGAGATGGTAACCGGCACGCTTCACATAGCCAAATGTCACGGACAGGTGATAGTACCACCCTTGCGCAATAACTGGAAAAAAAAGACACAAAACGGAATAGCCATTAAACCAATTATAAGAAGTTGGTTTTGTTTGGTCAGAGCATCATTTACTTACGTATGCTCGCGTGTATGTCTGCACTTGAAACATATCATCATCAAACCAGCAATGCCCACACTTCCACATATCTCACAAGGGTCCTCCTATGCATAACGCAACAAAATAGCAAATTCATCAGTTGATAAGCAAAGGAGCAGTGGCAACTGAACTATTACAATCTGAATCAACAACACTAACAAGTCATGAAACAGTTATAAGTTTCCCGATTCCAAGAAAACTGTGAAAATCAAGAAAACACAACAATCAGTCACAAATCACAAGTCTTGAACACACATGTTTATATATGccaatcaaattaaatttaaaaccaaaagaatccaAGAATCACCAAACCAAGATCAAGAATTGCAAGCAAACTAGTAAAGACAAGATTTTTAAGGTTTTACTTTCGATTCTTGCATTGCTTTCTTTGAGGAAAGAGACGAGCTTTCGGATTTATCTTTGTTTCCGTTTCTTATTTCCATCGTTATTGATCTCGAAGGCTCTTCAGTGGCCTCGAAACGTGGTTCCGATGTGGAAACGACGGAAAAAAAAGATGCAGTTTCCCTAAAGAACCCTAAAACTCAAATCTTGATTTCATCATATAAACCGAAAGGACcatgttaaaaaattaaaaaataaaaaatatttaattgatttttctAAATCTTAATTCGCTGGATCCTGGTATAaacttatttaattattaatttatctaaaatttaaagtttatcAAACTTATCTAAATAATTTCAAGTTTTCAGAATCATTGTTAATCTtggttaaattaaattaaatatgtcAATAATTTTCTCACAAATCATGATGGTTACAGCCAGTCTACAAAACATTTGTATATCAATTATACAACTAACTTTTCTTTAACATGTTGTTTGCATATTGGACTAcatgttgttttgttttacaTACTAACTCGTGACATGTAGAATCCATATCTCCCCTAATAACATTTGAGAGATATGCCATTAATTAGACATTGGTTTTAACTTATGAGGAACTCATGAAGTTTTATACATAAGACTATCTCCAGAGCATATATCagtttttgtaaccaaaacaagTTAGTCATAGCTTCGGAGAAGAACCATTAAAGAAGTCTAATCTCACTTATAGCTAGTAAACTGACTTGTGACCCAAGAAAAAAAACCATTTTAAAAGGAAACTCTTGTCGACATGGCGAAACCCCATCCAAGGGGCTGCAAGATTGATCAAAATTGTTGATAAGAACATGAGGATTGAGACATAAGGTTGCTGTCAATTTGGCCATGGCCGGTATGAAGAGTGACACTTTCATTCTGGTTTGGCTGATATATATTGTAAAGAGAAGCCCTAAAGTATTGCTAATAAATATACCAGTAATGGTACTTATTTGTTTGCTTTAAAGAAATTGCCTGTTATGGTACTACTGTGTTAATGGAGTAAACAACAGAACAGTTTCAGTACTCACAAAATCTACATTAAAACTATCATTGAGGTGAAAGTAACAACAACAAGGCCTGACTTTATTACTTCTTATTACAACAAACAAGAACACACATTCAGACAGTAGCAAACAAAGCTATTAGTAATTACCAATTTTCTTGAGATAAGATGCATCGATCAAACTCTCTCCCTCCTGTACTGACGCTGATTTCACCAGAGcaaatgaaaaaacaaaaaaagcaaAACACACTACGTCAGAGTCAAGAACAAGCACTTGAAGATGTATATGATGTTTTCTAGCCAAAATGAATCTACAATAATTAAAGGGCTTTTGACTTTGAAAACAAAGAGGAGAAGGTAGTATGCATACTTTAGCGGTATTGTCAACCACATCTCCAGCATCAAAACGTTGAGCAGCTTGATTAGAAGTTCCAGGAACGAGTGCTAATGACTTTTTCGTCACGAGAAAGACCCCCCAAAGGAAgttctttgttttcttctgcATCTCAATGATAACTGACAAACACAAAACAAGCATTATTCATTCTTAAAACCAATGTGAATAACACACAAAAGAAAGAGTAAGATGAAAGAAGAATGCATTAGGCTTTACTTTGAGAGGACTTGTCCAGCACTTTCGAAGAGAATATCAGGAACGGCTTGTCCTTGACGTTGATTCTGATCATAGCATTGCGTCTCTTCATGGTCTCAAATAGATAAGCATGTTCCTCCttaaacctgaaaaaaaaagcCGTAAGTTTTTGTGATCACAATTACTTTAACTCCTCTGCTCTAGAAAAGGATACCTTATTGTGTTCTTATCATCTGGGAAAATGTACATCTCGACATCTGAAAGCGCTGGCTTTCTGTTGGCAAACAAATCATTCAAAAGACTGCCTATTGGGACCAATTCGACCTTGAGTACGACAGGAATCGTCTTTGAAAGATTGTAAGCCTTCTTGCGGATTACAGAAGCCGGCTGTGCCCAAAACACGCCGTTAAACTCTGATGGTGTAGCAGAATCTACAATACGTCCCCTGGTTTAATGGCATAGAgttatagttattttttttaaaatacgcACATCTTCAGCAATGTAACAAACCCTAACTATAACGAGAGACTGATATGATGGAAGCTTCTAACAAAACAGCATATCTAGGCAAAAGAAGACATAGGTTTGAAGTGATTATGTAACTCACTTCCAAATAGGGGGCAAAGCTGGTCGATGTGGAAGTAACTGCAACAGCTTTTCTGATAGGATTGATCGGCATATCTCTTTTGAACCAAGATCCTTAGCTCCACCACCAACTTTCAGTTTTGACCCTTTAAAAGCCAAAAAGTAAATGTTATTTCAATCTTTCAGTGAGAAAAGTTTAGTATCTTAGGCCTCAAGAGAAGAGTCAAATGAGACCCACCTTCTACTACTGCTTGTCGTTTAGAAGATTGTTGCATGACTCCTGAACGAATCTGCAAAGGCCTAGGAGACTCAGCCCTTTTAGGTGGAGGAAGGAGCATGTGATTGGTTTTGCGAGCCACAACTGTAGAACTCAGACTCCTAGATCTTGGAAAGCAAGCAAGCTTTGTTAAACCCGTTGGAGAACGAGCTGGAACAGGTTTTGGCACTTTGAAAGTTGAGTTATTGCCCCCACTGGATGAAAGTTTTCTGACTTCCTCCGGTGAGATTAACCTCATTTTCGATGATTCAGGAATCTTTTTCCATCTGGGAACTGGATTTGAAGATTCAACCCTCGCTTTGCCCTTTTGAATCCTAGAGGGTGCTGCTTTGATGGACGCTGTAGATAATCTGTTTTGAACAGGCCTCTTCGAACAATCAGCACATACAAAATCTACTGAGGCCTCAAATGAAACTTTATCCATGCAGTAACTAGGAAAGCAAAGATTAAAAAATGAGTTTTAGGGGTCAGATATTAAAAACAGCCGTTATAAAGCTAAATGTAGAACATAATATAACTGAGATAGGAATGTAATCCAAAAGCTTATATTATAGACGTCAAAATCCACAGCAACAACACTCAGAATATGAACACACTTCTCACCGGTGTTCACAGGCTATACGGCATTTACAGCAAGTCACAAGCAGTCCTTTCCATCCTTGGTTTCCACATGTTTCACAAATTGGCCTCTACATATGATTTGAAGTAAAAGAGAACCCATCAGCAAACCAAAGATGCATAGGTAAAGCAATACAACTCTATTCTTCTTCGTTAACTACCATTTAGGAATAAACTAGTGATTCCTTAATCAACGAAAACATTGTAAAGACTCGTTAGCTCATGTTTATGCATCACTGGACCAAGTGTAATGTATAACCATGGAAAGTAAGACTAAAATCAAGCACTGCATTACAAACAAGAGACTCAAAACGAGAGAGGCAAGCAATGATTCCCAACTCAGCAAAGCAAAGCAAAGCCATGAGTACTTTTCACAGTCTCGATCGAGTCAGAACTCATGTCAAACAGGAGAGGAAAGCTCActcagaacaaaacaaaaaaaataaaaatcaatccTTTAGGGAATCAAGAGGAAACCCATTGATCAAGACGAGACATTTACGTGTTTACTATaagtagcaaaaaaaaaaaattaaaaaaccctAGATTGAAAACATTACACTCATGATTTGAGTAACAGTGCCAAAACGCGTGATGTCAAAATGCAGGTAGAAACTCATAATCAGTTCATACACAAAAGAGACGAACTTTATTAAATCAATAGACGAAGTAGTTCTCAACTTTCCTTGCTTGCGAATTACGTAAGCCAGTAAGCATATAACGGctgaaacacacacacaacGAAAGCAGAGCAGACGAGGTCAGGTAAAGACAGAGAGAGTGATTCAACATACCATACTGCCGCTATGAGCTGAGAAAAGCCCTAATATGAGAAAACCAGAAGGAAAGTTTGGAACTTTAGAGTGAAGAAAGgggttttagagagagaaagcgTGTTGAAGGAGGAAGGTGGGGGACTTGAGGGACCAGTGTGTGAGAGAGAGTGggtggaattaaaaaaaaaaaagtcacacGGAAGAAGAAATACatttaaaatagataatttgCAATAACTGCCCAAACCTTTCACTTAAATGAAAAACGGACCCTTGTTTTCTTGGAACTTACATGAAACCCCATATGTAAGTAAATCATGAGATATTGATTGATTGGTGATCTTTGAgcagattttcttcttcttctgctagCCTATCAGATATCGACGTGACACTCTTTTCTACTCTCTCTACTTTTTCTTCACTAGTTTGACTAGCTGcatatattccatttttttttttggattttattcCAAAAATGCTATATAGTCTTTCTTTGTTAGCTTATACAGAAATGGAGTGTATAGGAGACTTCCGAATCTAAATATTTGCTATAACTTTTTATTATTAACTGTTGTTAATAGTAAATATGTTTGATATAACAAGTAactctgtaaaaaaaaattggcatGTGAGTATACGCTCTTGCATACTGCGACAATTTACCCTATGATTCGATATTTGGATTATGCGTGAAGTATACAATGATTCACATAGTATCATTATTCTATCGAAGAACTAAGTACACATGTATATATGTTCTTGCACTTTATCGTAAACATTATCACCAGTCAAATAACAAAGTGAAAGTGATGAAGATATTAACGGTCATCTAACGGACTTCCTAACTAAATTGCTATCAGGGTATCATGCATGGTccgagaaggagaaggagatcaAGTTCAATAAGAGTATACCAAGGTGCGGGAAGTGTCAAGAGACTCTAAGCAGGACAGAGGGTTTAAACCCAAATACAAATATGAAGAACACGTGAAGCTCATGTGCATGACCTTTGTCAGTCGATAAACACTTTGAGGGCATGAAGGGGATTCCTCACACTTGTATTGTGCCTTGTCCTTTTCGTCTGTCGTATACCGTTATACGGAATCAGAGTGCAAGCGTGAGAAAGGATTGTGACAAGAACACACGAAGGCTGAACGTTTTGGAAGAGAGTGAGTGAGAGATGTCGTGTCAAGAAGAGCTTAAAGACTCAAAACTTTCTTTacgttttcaaattattttcaaaaaatccTTTCAAAAGTAGAAATAAAGATAAGTTTGGTAACTATGCAACATTGCTTCTAATCTAGTAAACATGAGATAAgttcattttatatataaatttcttCACTACGATCAAATCTACCAGAAACATTTTAAGAGAGTAAGAGTGAAAGCATGGGCTGAAATCTTCTTACAACAAGAACATAACATAgctagagagactcaaaacagACAGACAGAGATTACAACTAAGCTAGACTCAATGACCTTTGAGACAATAAGTGCACCAACAAAACCAGAGAAAGTTAACATTCTTAGAGCATCATGAAAGAACAGAATCCACTCAAAGCGATCAAGAGAAGGTAGGTGAGAAATGTGCTTGAGTTCCTGAGAGCAAACGCGCTGCTCTCTGTCGTGTAGTCCGGGTTAATCCCAGTGCTATTGTTTCCAAAAACTCCATTGGTTGAGGAGGTTCCTGAAAAAGGACTGTTGCCATTGCCACCAGGAAGTGTGGTTGAGCTGCCTTTTGGATTGGTTGTGCCTGGTGTCACAGTGGTGCTGCTACCGGAGCCactagagaaaataaaaaagcaaCAACACATAAAAGAGAATATCAGACAGGTAACAACTACTTTGAGGCATTAATGAATCTGGTTAAATGAGTTTATAACCAGACCTTGATGAAACttcaaatcaaaaatttatttatttatttattggttcaagtAATATTAATGATGATGTTTGCTATCCTTAATTGATTTGAATAATATCCTATCTCTTtcacaacaaaagaaaaaaaaaagagttgcaAACTTGGACCCAAATCAAGCTTTAGTCCACTTGGTACTCTTTGCCACAAATATAGAAATCAAATTCTTGAAAAGCCATTTGAATCAGAAGTATAACCTGGCACTAGTAGGGAAGGTGCATCCTGAGTAACCTGTACAATTAAAAAGGTtccagcaaacaaaaaaaaaagttaatacaTTGATGATTATCCACAGAGTTGAAGCTATAAATTAGTCTTTATCACTCATTTGGCATATCCACATTGTCTTAGAATCTTATCAAAATCACTCAaattgtaaccaaaacataaagcCTTCAACTTTATGTGACAAAGAGCAGTCAAATGAGGATAGTTGAGACTGACTTGGATCAGAGTTAGTTGGAGTGGCAGTGCCACTGAAATCACAAGTGCCTGGAGCTTGGTGCTTCTTTTGGAAGAAGCTATTGACTGCATAGTTGCAGTGAGACCTAACATTGTCAGGGTCAAAGCAAGGTGCTTTTGGGTGAGTAGGGTTACAGTCTGCTCCATTGCCACATGCATAGTCTAGTGTGCTCTGTAGCACTGTATCACTCAGCCCTGTTTTACACACACACCATGAGGCACCTACATAGACCAAGAGGTAACATTTAGTGGTTGATTCAATACAAAAGCCTCCATATTTGTTGTTTTATAATGTGAAAGCCAACAAGATCTGTGGTAAAAAAAACTTGGAACTCAGTTTGAGGGgtttaatctttaaaaattatcaaaaatatagcAAAAAGTTGTAAGAAAACAAGCAAACCAGCAGAGTTTTCTAGAGATTTGTGAACTTTTCCAAGGAAGAAAAcacttttaaagaaaataataagtaaattaaaaaatgagaCAAGAACAAACAAATCTTGAAACctttttttgttattcaaaagaAGAGCAACCAAAAAATACAGCCTGAATGTCAAGAGAAAATAGCTAGTACAAATGGTAACTTTTTAATCTGTTTATCAATGGTAGAACACTAAGGAACAGTAAGACCCTTGAGTCAAGGGCCTTGACTACTACTACAAGAACCCATTTTCAGACCATAGCCAGAAAGGCTTGAGACTCGGACAGTAAGAGAGACAAGACTAATGCCAAGAAATCTGAAGGAAGAGTGGAAGTTTCTTACTAGAATGGCCAGCCATGGCTAGAAGGAGAAGTGAAAGAAC of the Brassica rapa cultivar Chiifu-401-42 chromosome A03, CAAS_Brap_v3.01, whole genome shotgun sequence genome contains:
- the LOC103861115 gene encoding uncharacterized protein LOC103861115, which gives rise to MEIRNGNKDKSESSSLSSKKAMQESKIEDPCEICGSVGIAGLMMICFKCRHTREHTYCARVVLSPVRDIWLCEACRLPSRVLFISHEDLMDSETAVADPKNTSNSRVDDRGTAKLRANDMEEVVDTHEASTRVMHLPSQPHTRPLAKETLSSQNKEQHQPTQSFPKKRRTIRVMGKHLSQSHDGTQISPLDQSLTGVRASPKYRSKD
- the LOC103847921 gene encoding uncharacterized protein LOC103847921, translating into MRPICETCGNQGWKGLLVTCCKCRIACEHRYCMDKVSFEASVDFVCADCSKRPVQNRLSTASIKAAPSRIQKGKARVESSNPVPRWKKIPESSKMRLISPEEVRKLSSSGGNNSTFKVPKPVPARSPTGLTKLACFPRSRSLSSTVVARKTNHMLLPPPKRAESPRPLQIRSGVMQQSSKRQAVVEGSKLKVGGGAKDLGSKEICRSILSEKLLQLLPHRPALPPIWKGRIVDSATPSEFNGVFWAQPASVIRKKAYNLSKTIPVVLKVELVPIGSLLNDLFANRKPALSDVEMYIFPDDKNTIRFKEEHAYLFETMKRRNAMIRINVKDKPFLIFSSKVLDKSSQIIIEMQKKTKNFLWGVFLVTKKSLALVPGTSNQAAQRFDAGDVVDNTAKRQYRRERV
- the LOC103860571 gene encoding PLASMODESMATA CALLOSE-BINDING PROTEIN 1, with translation MAALVLSLLLLAMAGHSSASWCVCKTGLSDTVLQSTLDYACGNGADCNPTHPKAPCFDPDNVRSHCNYAVNSFFQKKHQAPGTCDFSGTATPTNSDPSYSGCTFPTSASGSGSSTTVTPGTTNPKGSSTTLPGGNGNSPFSGTSSTNGVFGNNSTGINPDYTTESSAFALRNSSTFLTYLLLIALSGFCSFMML